Proteins encoded within one genomic window of Amorphoplanes friuliensis DSM 7358:
- a CDS encoding 1-acyl-sn-glycerol-3-phosphate acyltransferase, whose product MLPPVWVRRLVLAPLVVVLAVVLLTTLPVWMLLALAASPLVPGHLRVPRLVFLAVAYLVWDAAALVCLAVLWVASGFGWQIRNAWFQRAHYVLTGWFLDALFWVAKWSLHLTVDVVGTDPDTGMPGRPEVVVSRHAGPGDSFVLIHGLVNWFDREPRIVLKATLQWDPAVDILLNRLPNRFISPGHTRTHSLEQEISELATGLDDNDAFVIFPEGGNFTPRRRVRAIARLRDKGLEDMAVRAEGLRNVLPPKPGGLFTAIDAAPDAGVIFCAHTGLDRMITVGDMWRELPMDKQLVMRFWSVPPEEVPADEEERVLWLYDWWARIDTWIEENKPQSRPLGTDWTARRRVSS is encoded by the coding sequence ATGCTGCCTCCCGTGTGGGTGCGGCGGCTCGTGCTGGCCCCGCTGGTTGTTGTCCTTGCGGTGGTGCTGCTCACGACCCTGCCGGTGTGGATGCTGCTGGCGCTGGCCGCTTCGCCGCTCGTGCCGGGGCATCTGCGGGTGCCGCGGCTGGTGTTCCTGGCGGTTGCCTATCTGGTCTGGGACGCGGCCGCGCTGGTCTGTCTGGCCGTTCTGTGGGTCGCTTCGGGGTTCGGGTGGCAGATCCGCAACGCGTGGTTCCAGCGGGCGCACTACGTGCTCACCGGGTGGTTCCTGGACGCGCTCTTCTGGGTCGCGAAGTGGTCGCTGCACCTGACTGTCGACGTTGTCGGCACCGACCCGGACACCGGCATGCCGGGGCGTCCGGAGGTTGTCGTGAGCCGGCACGCCGGGCCGGGTGACTCGTTCGTCCTGATCCACGGGCTGGTCAACTGGTTCGACCGGGAGCCGCGCATCGTGCTGAAGGCGACGCTGCAGTGGGATCCCGCGGTCGACATCCTGCTCAACCGTCTGCCGAACAGGTTCATCTCGCCCGGTCACACCCGCACCCACTCGCTGGAGCAGGAGATCAGCGAGCTGGCGACGGGGCTGGACGACAACGACGCGTTTGTGATCTTCCCGGAGGGTGGCAACTTCACGCCCCGCCGCCGGGTGCGGGCGATCGCCCGGCTGCGGGACAAGGGCCTGGAGGACATGGCGGTCCGCGCGGAGGGCCTGCGGAACGTTCTGCCGCCGAAGCCGGGCGGGTTGTTCACGGCGATCGACGCTGCCCCGGACGCCGGGGTGATCTTCTGCGCCCACACGGGGCTCGACCGGATGATCACCGTCGGGGACATGTGGCGGGAGCTGCCGATGGACAAGCAGCTGGTCATGCGGTTCTGGAGTGTCCCGCCGGAGGAGGTGCCCGCCGACGAGGAGGAGCGGGTGCTCTGGCTCTACGACTGGTGGGCGCGCATCGACACGTGGATCGAGGAGAACAAGCCGCAGTCCCGCCCGCTCGGCACGGACTGGACAGCACGACGCCGGGTGTCCTCTTAG
- a CDS encoding ABC transporter ATP-binding protein: MVAIAARGLTKSFDDDGVAVDHVDLDVAPGELLVVLGPTGCGKSTLLRLLAGIEEPTSGAVLFDGVPVTEIDPRDRNIAMVFQDYALYPHLTVAQNIGFPLRTVPVPAADIGVRVAEVARNVGIADLLNRYPEHLSGGQRQRVAMARALIRHPSVFLLDEPLSNVDAGARSALRGEIVALVRRLGVTTVHVTHDQIEAMSMADRVAVLRAGVLQQVGPPAEVYADPDTLFVAAFLGTPRTSLLEAAVYAEDNRVVLDFGSQVLELPADDPRTAVLAEHHTDRVTVAMRALTPGVDGMVLRGKVTTVDNLGHELLAHVDVGGVPSPWLDTPPGLRAAARAESTPYGFYPAYDVVEPLPMGEVMVRVAMPGRVLPGDEMAVGVTLDDLLLFDRRGLRIRFIAE, from the coding sequence ATGGTGGCGATCGCCGCACGCGGGCTCACAAAATCCTTCGACGACGATGGTGTTGCCGTGGACCACGTCGACCTCGACGTGGCGCCCGGCGAGTTGCTGGTGGTGCTCGGCCCGACCGGCTGCGGTAAGTCGACGCTGCTGCGCCTGCTCGCCGGGATCGAGGAGCCGACGTCGGGCGCGGTGCTGTTCGACGGCGTACCCGTGACGGAGATCGACCCTCGCGACCGGAACATCGCGATGGTCTTCCAGGACTACGCGCTCTACCCGCACCTGACCGTCGCGCAGAACATCGGTTTTCCGCTGCGGACCGTGCCGGTCCCGGCGGCCGACATCGGCGTCCGGGTTGCCGAGGTGGCCCGCAACGTGGGCATCGCCGACCTGCTCAACCGCTATCCGGAGCACCTGTCGGGCGGCCAGCGGCAGCGTGTGGCGATGGCCCGCGCGCTGATCCGGCACCCGTCGGTCTTCCTCCTGGACGAGCCGCTGTCGAACGTGGACGCGGGCGCCCGCTCGGCGCTGCGGGGCGAGATCGTCGCCCTGGTCCGGCGGCTCGGGGTCACCACGGTCCACGTGACGCACGACCAGATCGAGGCGATGAGCATGGCCGACCGTGTGGCCGTGCTCCGCGCGGGTGTTCTCCAGCAGGTCGGGCCGCCCGCCGAGGTCTACGCCGACCCGGACACGCTGTTCGTGGCGGCGTTCCTCGGCACGCCGCGCACCAGCCTGCTGGAGGCCGCGGTGTACGCCGAGGACAACCGGGTCGTGCTGGACTTCGGCTCGCAGGTGCTGGAGTTGCCGGCGGACGACCCGCGGACGGCGGTGCTCGCGGAGCACCACACCGACCGCGTGACGGTGGCGATGCGGGCGCTGACACCGGGCGTGGATGGCATGGTCCTGCGCGGGAAGGTCACCACGGTCGACAACCTGGGTCACGAACTGCTGGCCCATGTGGACGTCGGCGGGGTGCCGAGCCCATGGCTGGACACGCCGCCCGGTCTCCGCGCGGCGGCGCGGGCGGAGAGCACCCCGTACGGCTTTTATCCGGCGTACGACGTGGTGGAGCCGTTGCCGATGGGTGAGGTGATGGTCCGTGTCGCGATGCCGGGACGGGTGCTGCCCGGTGACGAGATGGCCGTCGGGGTGACGCTGGACGACTTGCTGCTCTTCGATCGCCGGGGTCTGCGCATCCGTTTCATCGCGGAGTAA
- a CDS encoding lysophospholipid acyltransferase family protein, with protein MTSAVWQPTSACGPQCRPAGDHAVRAGTAVLRVTALIGVLISALVLVPLLRRTAARTVSRGILAALGVKLVWRGPAPRPGSLLVANHVSWLDVVALLAVTPVRLVAKHDVRAWPAVGALAALTGSIFVDRTRPKRLPATVAEVAAALRTGRSVAVFPEGTTFCGAERGRFRPAVFQAAVDAGAPIVPISIRYASPAAAFVGDDTLWSSVRRVAGLRGLTVTLVGSPALRPEPGADRRALARAAQASAGLRSAKFDLAA; from the coding sequence ATGACGTCAGCCGTCTGGCAGCCCACGTCCGCGTGCGGCCCGCAGTGCCGGCCGGCCGGTGACCACGCTGTGCGAGCAGGCACCGCGGTGTTGCGGGTGACGGCGCTCATCGGCGTACTGATCAGCGCTCTTGTCCTGGTGCCGCTCCTGCGGCGGACCGCCGCACGGACCGTCTCGCGCGGGATCCTCGCGGCTCTTGGGGTGAAGCTGGTGTGGCGCGGGCCGGCGCCGCGGCCCGGCAGCCTGCTCGTGGCCAACCACGTCTCCTGGCTCGACGTCGTCGCCCTGCTGGCGGTGACGCCGGTCCGGCTGGTCGCCAAGCACGACGTGCGGGCCTGGCCGGCAGTGGGCGCGCTCGCCGCCCTGACCGGGTCGATCTTCGTCGACCGGACCCGGCCCAAGCGCCTGCCCGCGACGGTGGCCGAGGTCGCTGCCGCGCTGCGGACCGGCCGCTCGGTCGCGGTTTTTCCGGAGGGTACGACGTTCTGCGGCGCCGAACGCGGGCGCTTCCGACCGGCGGTCTTCCAGGCAGCGGTGGACGCCGGTGCGCCGATCGTCCCCATCTCCATCCGGTACGCCTCACCCGCGGCGGCCTTCGTGGGTGACGACACCCTCTGGTCCTCGGTGCGCCGGGTGGCCGGTCTGCGCGGCCTGACGGTCACGCTGGTCGGGTCGCCCGCACTGCGGCCGGAACCGGGCGCGGACCGGCGGGCGCTGGCCCGGGCCGCCCAGGCGTCGGCCGGTTTGCGGTCCGCCAAGTTCGATCTTGCCGCTTAG
- a CDS encoding cyclic nucleotide-binding protein: MSVWEALAGRAPGEPLGPADPGLWGAVVDRLNPARARPVLRAGIEAVELISVRGSAYVMLRSPDDGGRACYLRLTPDEWQLALMMDGTHTVARLVAEFARLAGRLAPDQVRRVVADLAGNRMLDELPVDAFRPLQELERQPLPKRVGSGVLAAARGRRMLVFDVDGVVSALYRAGGRLLFTRVAAIVLGVFAVAGLGLFVATWWRGSQSVFLTNGSYLLGAIVLLLLNLVALASHELGHALATKHAGREVPAAGVLVYFGIPSVFVDTTDVWMAGRRARMLVTAAGPATGLVLAGSMQLIGLAVPALGPLAFKLAFAWYLNVLFNLNPLLALDGYYLLMDWLEIPNLRGRGLSWVTSRLRRRPPAWSGLDREGRIVALYGILAVLWLAIAANLAYRIWADRIAGLVTGLWHSGFAAKVLLLLIVLGLCTPLVYLAVGRAARWWRTSRERATEKKREADAPRRLAALRASDLGGLPEPALAGLASRARWLRPSSGTQLVVAGATQQAVYVVVDGALQARKPGDPGGIIRHHVGAGGVVGLANALTGRSTSLDWHTAGTTLLSVPTATVATVVGPLPGPPPADRAEAEALFADTPALAGLAGDERLALIASAHPVDLEPGAPVVLSGPTHAIVVESGVIAMPDGVELRRGTLVGPVGDGTPGMVAQTRTPVRLWVIPDASDLPPLVGTPGRLVDGPGASGPIAAGLHSAGGYPPLAVPPGPPDGTEDPEVDRRFERKMWWLVLLLLLLALLLTAVNFAPGPAWAEMPTNRALLTSDRGTITATIDGRTETIGEDDRRYVDEGARITVPQDATGRLTFQGGSATLFCAGSSAQIGRLYTDAGRRRVPHGALTLDAGRVLADTASTSGAYQPLELAVARPAGLITNSGAAWYAAEPTGLSVATGRVYVTGTPSLPSGTDLSCGDGVKVEPPAGSPSPSPSDEPLPSDLPTEATPTETPSTIPPTTEATADPEPTLDPVEPTTPDAPPPTTTRPTTRPTTRPPATTPTRTTPPAPTPTRTTPPVTTPPTQTTPPTIPPTTTTPPIVIG, from the coding sequence ATGAGTGTCTGGGAAGCCCTGGCCGGACGCGCGCCGGGTGAACCGCTCGGACCCGCCGATCCCGGACTCTGGGGCGCGGTCGTCGACCGGCTCAACCCCGCGCGGGCCCGGCCCGTGCTGCGTGCCGGCATCGAGGCCGTCGAGCTGATCAGCGTGCGCGGTTCCGCGTACGTGATGCTGCGCTCGCCCGACGACGGTGGCCGCGCCTGTTATCTGCGGCTGACGCCGGACGAGTGGCAGCTCGCGCTGATGATGGACGGCACACACACCGTGGCCCGCCTGGTCGCCGAGTTCGCCCGGCTCGCCGGTCGGCTCGCGCCCGATCAGGTACGCCGTGTCGTCGCGGACCTCGCCGGTAACCGGATGCTCGACGAGCTTCCCGTGGACGCCTTCCGGCCGCTGCAGGAGCTCGAGCGGCAGCCTCTGCCGAAGAGGGTCGGCAGCGGTGTGCTCGCCGCCGCCCGCGGCCGCCGCATGCTGGTCTTCGACGTCGACGGTGTCGTCTCGGCGCTCTACCGCGCAGGCGGGCGGCTGCTGTTCACCAGGGTCGCGGCGATCGTCCTGGGCGTCTTCGCCGTCGCCGGGCTGGGCCTCTTCGTGGCCACGTGGTGGCGGGGCAGTCAGTCGGTCTTCCTGACCAACGGCTCCTATCTGCTCGGCGCGATCGTGCTGCTCCTGCTCAACCTGGTCGCCCTGGCCAGCCACGAGCTGGGTCATGCGCTGGCCACCAAACACGCCGGGCGGGAGGTGCCCGCGGCCGGTGTCCTGGTCTACTTCGGCATCCCGTCGGTCTTCGTCGACACCACGGACGTGTGGATGGCCGGGCGGCGGGCCCGCATGCTCGTCACCGCCGCCGGTCCCGCCACCGGCCTGGTGCTGGCCGGGTCGATGCAGCTCATCGGTCTGGCCGTGCCCGCGCTCGGCCCGCTCGCGTTCAAGCTGGCCTTCGCGTGGTACCTGAACGTGCTGTTCAACCTCAACCCGCTGCTGGCCCTCGACGGGTACTACCTGCTGATGGACTGGCTGGAGATCCCCAACCTGCGGGGTCGTGGCCTGTCCTGGGTGACCAGCCGCCTGCGCCGACGCCCGCCGGCGTGGTCCGGGCTCGACCGGGAGGGCCGCATCGTCGCCCTCTACGGCATCCTGGCCGTGCTGTGGCTCGCGATCGCGGCCAATCTGGCGTACAGGATCTGGGCGGATCGGATAGCCGGGCTCGTCACCGGGCTGTGGCACAGCGGTTTTGCGGCAAAGGTGCTGCTCCTGCTGATCGTGCTCGGCCTGTGCACGCCGCTGGTCTACCTCGCCGTGGGCCGTGCCGCGCGCTGGTGGCGGACCTCCCGCGAGCGTGCCACCGAGAAGAAGCGTGAGGCCGACGCACCCCGGCGGCTCGCCGCGCTGCGCGCCTCCGACCTCGGTGGACTGCCCGAGCCCGCGCTGGCCGGTCTGGCCTCCCGGGCGCGCTGGCTGCGACCGTCATCGGGTACCCAGCTCGTGGTGGCCGGCGCGACCCAGCAGGCCGTGTACGTCGTTGTCGACGGCGCTCTGCAGGCCCGCAAGCCCGGTGACCCGGGTGGCATCATCCGCCACCACGTCGGCGCCGGCGGTGTGGTCGGGCTGGCCAATGCCCTCACCGGCCGGTCGACCTCGCTGGACTGGCACACGGCCGGCACCACGCTGCTCTCCGTGCCGACGGCCACGGTCGCGACCGTCGTCGGTCCGCTTCCGGGCCCGCCTCCCGCGGACCGGGCCGAGGCCGAGGCGCTCTTCGCCGACACTCCCGCGCTGGCCGGCCTGGCCGGGGACGAGCGGCTCGCGCTGATCGCCTCCGCGCACCCGGTCGACCTCGAGCCCGGTGCGCCGGTGGTCCTGTCCGGGCCCACCCACGCGATCGTGGTCGAGTCCGGTGTCATCGCGATGCCCGACGGTGTGGAGCTGCGCCGCGGCACGCTGGTCGGTCCGGTCGGTGACGGCACTCCCGGGATGGTGGCGCAGACACGTACGCCGGTGCGGTTGTGGGTCATTCCGGACGCCTCGGATCTGCCGCCGCTCGTCGGGACACCCGGCCGCCTGGTCGACGGACCCGGCGCCAGTGGCCCGATCGCCGCCGGTCTGCACTCCGCGGGCGGATATCCGCCGCTCGCCGTCCCGCCCGGACCGCCGGACGGCACCGAGGACCCCGAGGTCGACCGCCGTTTCGAGCGGAAGATGTGGTGGCTCGTCCTCCTGCTGCTCCTGCTGGCCCTGCTGCTCACCGCCGTGAACTTCGCGCCCGGTCCCGCCTGGGCCGAGATGCCCACCAACCGGGCGCTGCTGACGTCGGACCGCGGCACCATCACGGCGACCATCGACGGCCGCACCGAGACCATCGGCGAGGACGACCGGCGCTACGTCGACGAGGGTGCGCGCATCACGGTCCCGCAGGACGCGACCGGGCGGCTCACCTTCCAGGGTGGTTCCGCGACGCTCTTCTGCGCCGGGTCGAGCGCCCAGATCGGCCGGCTCTACACCGACGCCGGCCGGCGCCGGGTGCCCCACGGCGCCCTGACCCTGGACGCGGGCCGGGTGCTGGCCGACACGGCCAGCACGAGCGGTGCCTATCAGCCGCTCGAGCTCGCGGTCGCCCGCCCGGCGGGCCTGATCACCAACAGCGGGGCCGCCTGGTACGCCGCGGAGCCGACCGGCCTCAGCGTCGCCACCGGCCGCGTCTACGTGACCGGCACCCCCAGCCTGCCCAGCGGCACCGACCTGAGCTGCGGCGACGGCGTCAAGGTGGAGCCGCCGGCCGGTTCGCCGAGCCCGTCGCCGAGCGACGAGCCGCTGCCGTCGGACCTGCCGACCGAGGCGACCCCGACGGAGACACCGAGCACGATCCCGCCGACCACCGAGGCGACGGCCGACCCCGAGCCGACCCTCGACCCGGTGGAGCCGACCACACCGGACGCGCCGCCCCCGACGACGACCCGGCCGACGACCCGTCCGACAACGCGGCCGCCCGCCACGACGCCGACGCGGACGACGCCGCCTGCCCCCACACCGACTCGGACAACTCCGCCGGTGACTACACCGCCGACCCAGACGACGCCGCCCACCATTCCGCCGACAACGACGACACCTCCGATCGTGATTGGATAA
- a CDS encoding chitinase — MRRSLILAVTAALAAAGSTVYIASSANAAAACAPAWSSSAVYVKDNQVSYQAKNYTAKWWTQNEVPTASGEWGVWADKGACGGTTPPPTTPPPTTTPPPTTPPPTTPPPTTPPPTTTPPPATGLPKHALIGYLHSSFANGSGYLKMADVPADWDIINLAFGEPTSATSGDIRFTLCPASECPGVESEADFINAIKAKRAAGKKVLLSIGGANGQVQLTTTAARDKFVTSVSAIIDKFGLDGVDVDFEGHSLSLNTGDTDFKNPTTPVIVNLIAALKSLKSRYGANFVLTMAPETFFVQLGYQYYGSGPWGGQDPRAGSYLPVIYAMRNDLTVLHVQDYNSGSIMGLDNQYHSMGGADFHIAMTDMMLAGFPVAGNTANMFPALREDQIAFGAPSSVSAGNGYVAPAGVQQAVTCLVKGQNCGGYTVRSGTNPNFRGLMTWSINWDKFYSWEFKNNHEPFLNGLG; from the coding sequence ATGCGCCGTTCACTGATCCTGGCCGTCACCGCTGCTCTGGCGGCCGCCGGCTCCACCGTCTACATAGCCTCGTCCGCGAACGCCGCGGCCGCCTGCGCCCCTGCCTGGTCCTCCTCGGCGGTCTACGTCAAGGACAACCAGGTGTCGTACCAGGCGAAGAACTACACCGCGAAGTGGTGGACCCAGAACGAGGTCCCGACCGCCAGTGGTGAGTGGGGTGTCTGGGCCGACAAGGGTGCCTGCGGTGGCACGACGCCGCCGCCCACGACCCCGCCTCCGACAACAACGCCGCCGCCCACGACCCCGCCGCCGACGACCCCGCCTCCCACGACTCCGCCGCCGACCACCACACCGCCGCCGGCGACCGGGCTGCCGAAGCACGCGCTGATCGGCTACCTGCACTCGAGCTTCGCCAACGGCTCGGGCTACCTGAAGATGGCGGACGTCCCGGCGGACTGGGACATCATCAACCTCGCGTTCGGTGAGCCGACCAGCGCCACCTCGGGCGACATCCGCTTCACCCTCTGCCCGGCGTCGGAATGCCCCGGCGTCGAGAGCGAGGCCGACTTCATCAACGCCATCAAGGCCAAGCGCGCGGCCGGCAAGAAGGTCCTCCTCTCGATCGGCGGCGCCAACGGCCAGGTCCAGCTGACCACCACGGCGGCACGCGACAAGTTCGTCACCTCGGTCAGCGCGATCATCGACAAGTTCGGCCTCGACGGCGTCGACGTCGACTTCGAGGGTCACTCGCTGTCGCTCAACACCGGCGACACCGACTTCAAGAACCCCACCACCCCGGTGATCGTCAACCTGATCGCGGCCCTGAAGTCCCTGAAGTCCCGCTACGGCGCCAACTTCGTCCTGACGATGGCCCCGGAGACGTTCTTCGTCCAGCTCGGCTACCAGTACTACGGCTCGGGCCCGTGGGGCGGCCAGGACCCGCGCGCGGGCTCCTACCTCCCGGTCATCTACGCGATGCGTAACGACCTCACCGTCCTGCACGTCCAGGACTACAACTCGGGCTCGATCATGGGCCTCGACAACCAGTACCACAGCATGGGCGGCGCGGACTTCCACATCGCCATGACCGACATGATGCTGGCGGGCTTCCCCGTCGCGGGCAACACGGCCAACATGTTCCCGGCCCTCCGCGAGGACCAGATCGCCTTCGGCGCCCCCTCCTCGGTCAGCGCCGGCAACGGCTACGTCGCCCCGGCAGGCGTCCAGCAAGCGGTCACCTGCCTGGTCAAGGGCCAGAACTGCGGCGGCTACACGGTCCGCAGCGGCACGAACCCGAACTTCCGCGGCCTGATGACCTGGTCCATCAACTGGGACAAGTTCTACAGCTGGGAGTTCAAGAACAACCACGAGCCGTTCCTCAACGGCCTGGGCTGA
- a CDS encoding sensor histidine kinase, whose product MTFAERVRSHVPLQPRLRRVPLSVKLVAAVLALVFAALTLISAASTYALHSYMIGRLDGQLERFTLLVNSAPGGTRIIMPADYFYRVSSMQGVTGVIAYDASDLKPDQIPPLVKGIDQVNRKIGKPYTVRSDDGAITWRVLVSYSSGGDVVQVAQKLVGIDDAIGRLIWVDVLVGAGVLFALAAVGAAIVRQSLIPLVQIERTAAAIAAGDLTQRVPDPEPDMGEPQTELGRLSRALNAMLAQIEAAFTARALSETAARAAESQARDAAEAAQTSEARAVRSEAKMRQFVADASHELRTPLTSIRGFAELYRQGAVANPEDVSKLVRRIEDEAARMGLLVEDLLLLARLDRERPVTLAPVELPVLAIDAVQAAQATAPDRTIELDVRESPEKLVAYGDDARLRQVIGNLMTNALVHTPPDASVRLSLYSEAGNQAVVEISDTGPGLSAEQREHVFERFYRADEARTRRTDRTATGTGLGLAIVAAIVRAHHGSVEVLSDPGKGATFRVTLPALVPDES is encoded by the coding sequence CTGACGTTCGCCGAACGGGTCCGCAGTCACGTCCCGCTGCAGCCCCGGCTGCGCCGCGTCCCTCTGAGCGTCAAGCTCGTCGCCGCGGTGCTGGCGCTGGTCTTCGCGGCGCTGACCCTGATCAGCGCCGCCAGCACCTATGCGCTGCACAGCTACATGATCGGCCGGCTCGACGGCCAGCTCGAACGCTTCACGCTGCTGGTCAACAGCGCGCCCGGCGGCACCCGCATCATCATGCCCGCGGACTACTTCTACCGGGTCTCGTCGATGCAGGGCGTGACCGGAGTGATCGCGTACGACGCCTCCGATCTGAAGCCGGACCAGATCCCGCCCCTGGTCAAGGGCATCGACCAGGTCAACAGGAAGATCGGCAAGCCGTACACCGTGCGGTCCGACGACGGCGCGATCACCTGGCGGGTGCTGGTCTCGTACAGCAGCGGCGGCGACGTCGTGCAGGTCGCGCAGAAGCTGGTCGGCATCGACGACGCGATCGGCCGCCTGATCTGGGTCGACGTCCTGGTCGGGGCCGGTGTGCTCTTCGCCCTGGCCGCGGTCGGTGCGGCGATCGTCCGGCAGAGCCTCATCCCGCTGGTGCAGATCGAACGGACCGCGGCGGCCATCGCGGCGGGTGACCTGACCCAGCGTGTCCCCGATCCCGAGCCCGACATGGGCGAACCGCAGACCGAGCTGGGCCGGCTCTCCCGCGCCCTGAACGCCATGCTCGCCCAGATCGAGGCCGCCTTCACCGCCCGGGCGCTGTCCGAGACGGCCGCCCGTGCCGCCGAGTCGCAGGCCCGTGACGCCGCCGAGGCCGCCCAGACGTCGGAGGCTCGGGCCGTGCGCTCGGAGGCCAAGATGCGGCAGTTCGTCGCGGACGCCTCCCACGAGCTGCGCACACCACTGACGTCGATCCGCGGCTTCGCCGAGCTGTACCGCCAGGGTGCCGTGGCCAATCCCGAGGACGTCAGCAAGCTGGTCCGGCGGATCGAGGACGAGGCCGCGCGCATGGGCCTGCTCGTCGAGGACCTGCTGCTGCTCGCCCGGCTGGACCGCGAACGCCCGGTCACCCTGGCGCCCGTGGAGCTGCCGGTGCTGGCGATCGACGCGGTGCAGGCCGCGCAGGCCACCGCGCCCGACCGCACCATCGAGCTGGACGTCCGTGAGTCACCGGAGAAGCTGGTCGCGTACGGCGACGACGCCCGGCTGCGGCAGGTCATCGGCAACCTGATGACCAACGCGCTCGTGCACACCCCGCCGGACGCGTCGGTGCGCCTCTCGCTCTACTCCGAGGCGGGCAACCAGGCGGTTGTCGAGATCAGCGACACCGGGCCCGGTCTCTCCGCCGAGCAGCGCGAGCACGTCTTCGAGCGTTTCTACCGTGCCGACGAGGCGAGAACCCGCCGGACGGACCGGACGGCCACCGGCACCGGCCTGGGCCTGGCCATCGTGGCCGCCATCGTGCGGGCCCACCACGGTTCGGTCGAAGTGCTCAGCGATCCCGGCAAGGGTGCGACCTTCCGGGTGACTTTGCCCGCTCTCGTTCCGGACGAATCCTGA
- a CDS encoding response regulator transcription factor yields the protein MAATQTQGKQSEAKLLVVEDDANILELLSASLRFAGFDVSTATSGSAAVSAAKNATPDLVVLDVMLPDLDGFEVIRLMREGGARTPVVFLTARDGTDDKIRGLTLGGDDYVTKPFSLEELTARIRAVLRRTTAGDEEPSRLVFADLELDEETHEVYRAGQRVQLSPTEFKLLRYLMLNANRVLSKAQILDHVWKYDFRGDDNIVESYISYLRRKVDNVQPRLIHTLRGVGYVLRKPAA from the coding sequence ATGGCCGCCACTCAGACCCAGGGAAAGCAGAGCGAGGCAAAGCTCCTCGTCGTCGAAGACGATGCGAACATCCTCGAGCTGCTCTCCGCCAGCCTGCGATTTGCCGGGTTCGACGTCAGCACCGCGACCAGCGGCAGCGCCGCCGTCAGCGCGGCCAAGAACGCCACCCCCGACCTCGTCGTCCTCGACGTGATGCTGCCCGACCTCGACGGGTTCGAGGTCATCCGGCTCATGCGCGAGGGCGGCGCCCGCACGCCGGTCGTCTTCCTGACCGCCCGCGACGGCACCGACGACAAGATCCGGGGCCTGACGCTCGGCGGCGACGACTACGTGACCAAGCCGTTCAGCCTCGAGGAGCTCACCGCCCGCATCCGGGCCGTGCTGCGCCGCACGACCGCCGGTGACGAGGAGCCGTCGCGCCTGGTCTTCGCCGACCTCGAGCTCGACGAGGAGACGCACGAGGTCTACCGGGCCGGCCAGCGTGTGCAGCTCTCGCCGACCGAGTTCAAGCTGCTGCGCTACCTGATGCTCAACGCCAACCGCGTGCTCTCCAAGGCGCAGATCCTCGACCACGTCTGGAAGTACGACTTCCGGGGCGACGACAACATCGTCGAGTCGTACATCTCCTACCTGCGACGCAAGGTCGACAACGTGCAGCCGCGGCTGATCCACACTCTCCGCGGCGTGGGCTACGTGCTGCGCAAACCCGCAGCTTGA
- a CDS encoding patatin-like phospholipase family protein — protein MDGPVAFVLGGGGVLGAVQVGMLRALFRAGFRPDVVVGTSIGAVNGALVAADPSEAVTERLVRLWSSPEAAEVYGDSLARQLRRFAARTHLHSPLPLRRLLTSELGENCEFSDLKVPFRCCAASIERAAEHWFDSGPLVDAVLASSAVPGLLPPMEVGGEHFVDGGIVNSIPIGEAVRVGAKQIFILQVGRIERPLVVPKRPWEVAQVAFEIARRHRFARDVASLPEDVRVHVLPTGGGESRDDSPWAYRDMAAAGRRISRAYTASRRYLAANV, from the coding sequence ATGGATGGGCCGGTTGCTTTTGTGCTGGGTGGGGGCGGCGTGCTCGGCGCCGTGCAGGTCGGGATGCTGCGGGCGTTGTTCCGGGCGGGCTTTCGGCCGGATGTCGTCGTCGGGACGTCGATCGGTGCGGTGAACGGCGCGCTCGTCGCCGCCGATCCGTCCGAGGCGGTCACCGAGCGGCTGGTACGGCTCTGGTCGTCGCCCGAGGCCGCCGAGGTTTACGGGGACTCGCTGGCCCGGCAGCTGAGGCGGTTCGCGGCCCGGACGCATCTGCACTCGCCGTTGCCGTTGCGGCGGTTGCTGACCAGTGAGCTGGGGGAGAACTGCGAGTTCTCCGATCTGAAGGTGCCGTTCCGGTGTTGTGCGGCGAGCATCGAGCGGGCGGCCGAGCACTGGTTCGACAGCGGGCCGCTGGTCGACGCCGTGCTGGCTTCGTCGGCTGTGCCGGGGTTGTTGCCGCCGATGGAGGTCGGTGGGGAACATTTTGTCGACGGAGGGATCGTCAATTCGATTCCGATCGGCGAGGCTGTGCGGGTCGGGGCGAAACAGATCTTTATTTTGCAGGTGGGGCGGATCGAGCGGCCGCTGGTGGTGCCGAAGCGGCCGTGGGAGGTGGCGCAGGTGGCGTTCGAGATTGCCCGGCGGCATCGGTTTGCGCGGGATGTTGCGTCACTGCCCGAGGATGTACGTGTGCACGTCCTTCCGACCGGCGGCGGTGAGAGCCGCGACGACTCGCCGTGGGCCTACCGGGACATGGCGGCTGCGGGACGGCGGATCAGCCGGGCCTACACCGCGTCGCGGCGTTATCTTGCGGCGAACGTCTGA